In one Chryseobacterium camelliae genomic region, the following are encoded:
- a CDS encoding type B 50S ribosomal protein L31 — translation MKNGIHPENYRLVVFKDMSNDEMFLCKSTADTKDTIEFEGQEYPLIKMEISSTSHPFYTGKTKLVDTAGRVDKFMNKYKKFAK, via the coding sequence ATGAAAAACGGAATCCACCCAGAAAATTATAGACTTGTTGTTTTCAAAGATATGAGTAACGACGAGATGTTTCTTTGCAAATCTACTGCAGACACAAAAGACACTATCGAGTTTGAAGGACAAGAGTATCCTCTAATCAAAATGGAAATCTCTTCAACTTCTCACCCTTTCTACACAGGAAAAACTAAATTAGTTGACACTGCAGGTAGAGTTGATAAGTTCATGAACAAATACAAAAAATTCGCTAAGTAA
- a CDS encoding nucleotide pyrophosphohydrolase gives MEITNLQQQVDEWIKTIGVRYFNELTNMAMLTEEVGEVARIIARRYGEQSEKESDKNKDLGEELADVLFVTLCLANQTGVNLQDAFDKKMKIKTDRDKDRHQNNEKLK, from the coding sequence ATGGAAATTACAAATCTGCAGCAGCAGGTCGATGAATGGATAAAAACAATTGGCGTTCGTTATTTCAATGAGCTTACCAATATGGCAATGCTGACGGAAGAAGTGGGTGAAGTGGCAAGAATCATTGCCAGAAGATATGGGGAACAAAGCGAAAAAGAAAGTGATAAAAATAAAGATTTGGGTGAGGAACTGGCAGATGTTTTATTTGTAACATTATGTTTAGCCAATCAAACCGGAGTTAATCTGCAAGACGCTTTTGATAAAAAAATGAAAATAAAAACTGATCGCGATAAAGACCGTCATCAGAATAATGAAAAATTAAAATAA
- a CDS encoding 3-phosphoshikimate 1-carboxyvinyltransferase: MKLEKSNLIANKTIQISGSKSISNRLLILESLFKNIKIGNLSNSQDTQLLKKALSENTETVDIHHAGTAMRFLTSYYSIAEGKTTILTGSGRMKERPIKNLVTALQNLGVEIEYLENEGFPPLKITGRKITQTQVDVPANISSQFITSLLLIAAKLEKGLEINLIGTVTSRSYIEMTLDILTKFGIKNSFVGNTIKIESTINQQLSTISYEVESDWSSASYFYSFAALGRESIHLKSLYKESTQGDSAIARIYEDFFGIKTVFTDAEHKITLQPVPDFRFPEKIVLDMNDCPDIAQTLCVTAAALKIPFEISGLGTLRVKETDRLLALYNELKKLGTETEITDSTIQSVQFNEPEENISVKTYQDHRMAMSFAPFCLIKELHIEDENVVEKSYPMFWEDLSKILNKA; encoded by the coding sequence ATGAAGTTAGAAAAATCAAATTTAATCGCAAACAAAACTATACAAATCAGCGGTTCGAAAAGTATTTCGAATCGTTTGTTGATTTTAGAAAGTTTGTTTAAAAATATAAAAATCGGGAATTTATCCAATTCCCAGGATACGCAATTGCTCAAAAAAGCATTATCGGAGAATACTGAAACGGTAGATATTCACCATGCGGGAACGGCCATGCGTTTTCTTACGTCTTACTATTCTATTGCTGAAGGAAAAACCACTATTCTTACCGGTTCGGGAAGGATGAAGGAACGTCCCATAAAAAACCTGGTAACTGCTTTACAGAATCTGGGAGTAGAAATCGAATACTTAGAAAATGAAGGTTTTCCGCCATTAAAAATTACCGGAAGAAAAATAACGCAGACTCAAGTTGATGTTCCTGCCAATATTTCGAGTCAATTCATCACCTCTCTTCTGTTGATTGCAGCAAAACTTGAAAAAGGGTTGGAAATAAACCTTATCGGCACCGTTACTTCGAGATCCTACATTGAAATGACGTTGGATATTTTAACCAAATTCGGAATTAAAAACAGTTTCGTTGGCAACACGATTAAAATAGAATCAACTATCAACCAGCAACTGTCAACCATCAGCTACGAGGTGGAAAGCGACTGGAGTTCTGCATCCTACTTCTATTCTTTTGCAGCATTGGGAAGAGAATCCATTCACCTGAAAAGTCTTTATAAAGAATCAACACAGGGAGATTCTGCCATTGCAAGAATTTATGAAGACTTTTTCGGAATCAAAACGGTTTTCACAGACGCTGAACATAAAATTACCCTTCAGCCGGTTCCGGATTTCCGGTTCCCTGAAAAAATTGTACTGGATATGAATGATTGTCCGGATATTGCCCAAACATTGTGTGTAACCGCTGCTGCTTTAAAAATTCCTTTTGAAATTTCAGGGTTAGGAACGTTAAGAGTAAAAGAAACTGACAGGCTTCTTGCTCTCTATAATGAACTGAAAAAGCTGGGAACGGAAACTGAAATTACAGATTCAACGATACAATCGGTTCAATTCAACGAACCTGAAGAGAACATTTCTGTCAAAACTTATCAGGATCACAGAATGGCAATGAGCTTCGCTCCGTTTTGCCTGATTAAGGAATTACATATTGAGGACGAAAATGTAGTGGAAAAATCTTATCCTATGTTTTGGGAAGATTTATCGAAGATTTTAAATAAAGCCTAA
- a CDS encoding sterol desaturase family protein yields MITISQLPTPWQILVDPASIIVICIFFVLMIAEEIIPGRKLPPVKFWRIKGIISFIIYFFLSSYLPLIWNDYLTEYRILDLSFLGNYWGGFVALSLYELGVYFWHRSMHKNHLLWRVFHQMHHSAERVDTYGAFFFSPMDMIGFTFLTSLAMIWVAGFTPQATIYAIYGATFLAVFQHVNIKTPQWIGYFFQRPESHSLHHAKGVHAYNYSDLPLFDIIFGTFRNPKDFAAETGFYNGASSKIGKMILFKDIYNEKS; encoded by the coding sequence ATGATTACAATTTCACAACTTCCGACACCATGGCAAATTCTGGTTGATCCCGCCTCTATCATTGTGATTTGCATTTTTTTTGTTTTGATGATTGCCGAAGAAATAATCCCGGGAAGAAAATTACCTCCCGTTAAATTCTGGAGAATAAAAGGAATTATCTCATTTATTATTTATTTTTTCCTGTCCTCTTATCTCCCATTAATCTGGAATGACTATTTAACTGAATACCGAATACTTGACTTGTCTTTTTTAGGAAATTACTGGGGAGGTTTCGTTGCTTTATCATTGTATGAGCTGGGTGTATACTTTTGGCATCGTTCTATGCATAAAAACCATCTGCTTTGGAGGGTATTTCACCAAATGCATCATAGTGCAGAACGGGTTGATACTTATGGAGCTTTCTTTTTCAGTCCGATGGATATGATTGGATTTACATTTTTAACAAGCCTTGCCATGATCTGGGTTGCCGGTTTTACACCACAGGCGACAATTTATGCAATATACGGAGCTACATTTTTGGCTGTCTTTCAGCACGTGAATATCAAAACTCCACAATGGATAGGGTACTTTTTTCAACGCCCGGAATCTCATTCTTTGCATCATGCAAAAGGTGTTCATGCCTATAATTATTCAGATTTGCCTTTATTTGATATTATATTTGGAACATTTCGCAATCCAAAAGATTTTGCAGCAGAAACAGGTTTTTACAACGGAGCATCTTCTAAAATTGGAAAAATGATTTTATTTAAAGATATTTACAATGAAAAATCTTAA
- a CDS encoding SDR family oxidoreductase, which yields MSKTIIITGTSSGIGFVLAEYFGKKGHKVYGLSRKHTESKHFTSIPTDVTDNAAVQNAIAEVLKTETRIDVLINNAGMGMVGAVEDSSKEDILKLFNLNLVGAVQMMSAVMPKMRENKFGQIINVSSIGSEMGLPFRGFYSASKSALDKVTEAMRYEVYPWNVNVCSLHLGDIKTNIAENRVRTKVSEPYKNVFDKVYALMNSHVGDGTEPLEVAEYIDALLNKTQWKAHYYFGKFGQKIGVPLKWILPQGTYENLMKKYNKLA from the coding sequence ATGTCAAAAACGATCATCATCACGGGAACTTCATCAGGAATAGGTTTCGTATTAGCAGAATATTTCGGAAAGAAAGGTCATAAAGTGTATGGTTTAAGCAGGAAACATACCGAAAGTAAACACTTTACTTCTATTCCGACTGATGTTACAGATAATGCTGCGGTTCAGAATGCCATCGCAGAAGTATTAAAAACAGAAACGAGAATCGATGTTCTGATCAATAATGCCGGAATGGGAATGGTAGGAGCTGTGGAAGATTCTTCAAAAGAAGATATTCTAAAACTGTTCAACCTGAATCTTGTCGGAGCCGTTCAGATGATGAGTGCGGTAATGCCTAAAATGCGTGAAAATAAATTCGGGCAGATCATCAATGTTTCCAGTATCGGAAGTGAAATGGGATTGCCTTTCCGCGGATTTTATTCTGCTTCAAAATCTGCTTTGGATAAGGTGACAGAAGCTATGAGATATGAAGTGTATCCTTGGAATGTGAATGTCTGCTCACTTCATTTAGGTGATATTAAAACCAATATTGCAGAAAACCGTGTACGAACAAAAGTTTCTGAACCTTATAAAAATGTATTTGATAAAGTATATGCCTTGATGAATTCTCATGTTGGCGACGGAACAGAGCCTTTGGAAGTTGCGGAATATATTGATGCTCTTCTGAATAAAACCCAATGGAAAGCTCATTATTATTTCGGGAAATTCGGTCAAAAAATCGGAGTGCCTTTAAAATGGATCCTTCCGCAGGGAACTTATGAAAATTTAATGAAGAAATATAATAAACTGGCTTAG
- a CDS encoding WxL protein host-binding domain-containing protein, protein MIKRILFLLVFTLQFVSLQASIVVLNGLTHIYKVENGQIYKGKVTLQNTGNASQSVKIFLQDFSYQSDGTIYYTAPHTNEKSNTGWIKLNTNLINLKAKEKTDVYFEIAMPDKITLPGSYWSVIIVEPVDDIKPSNNSPGVNITSVVRYAIQVITNYDTENVKPSLKFESVKVEKEGNQRSIKIGVSNNGNVYCKPTANIEIYNRKTGDKVGTFSSFPMGLLPNTSKSFNIDISKILPDKYNAVIIATDEDENAFALNVELEVKND, encoded by the coding sequence ATGATAAAGCGTATTTTATTTCTTCTTGTCTTTACTTTACAGTTTGTATCATTACAAGCAAGCATTGTCGTGCTTAATGGTCTTACCCATATCTATAAAGTTGAAAACGGACAGATATATAAAGGGAAAGTCACTTTGCAGAATACGGGAAATGCCTCTCAAAGTGTAAAGATCTTTTTACAGGACTTCAGTTATCAATCGGACGGAACAATTTATTATACCGCTCCTCATACCAATGAAAAATCGAATACAGGCTGGATAAAACTAAATACCAATTTAATAAATCTGAAAGCGAAAGAAAAAACAGATGTATATTTTGAAATTGCCATGCCTGATAAAATTACTCTACCAGGAAGTTACTGGAGTGTTATTATCGTAGAACCTGTAGATGATATAAAACCGAGCAACAATAGCCCGGGTGTTAATATTACCTCAGTAGTTCGATATGCCATTCAGGTTATTACCAATTATGACACTGAAAATGTAAAGCCTTCGCTTAAGTTTGAAAGTGTAAAAGTAGAGAAAGAAGGAAATCAACGAAGTATAAAAATAGGGGTTTCCAACAACGGAAATGTATATTGTAAACCTACAGCCAATATTGAAATATATAATCGTAAAACGGGAGACAAAGTGGGTACATTTTCCAGTTTTCCAATGGGATTACTTCCCAATACCTCAAAGTCGTTCAATATTGATATCAGCAAAATTCTGCCTGATAAATACAATGCTGTAATCATTGCAACTGATGAAGATGAAAATGCCTTTGCTCTTAATGTGGAATTAGAAGTTAAAAATGATTAG